One window of Equus caballus isolate H_3958 breed thoroughbred chromosome 3, TB-T2T, whole genome shotgun sequence genomic DNA carries:
- the TLR6 gene encoding toll-like receptor 6 isoform X1, with protein sequence MEACAPGCGDPASCLSDLDQRHWENFFRLAWCREWIFRKDKNLDAYQDALKNSNNPLRDYRLNIMTKDNKCVVRIFNFVYIVTLIVGTIIQFSDESKFAVDMSKIGLTHVLKDLPPETKVLDMSQNCISELHLSDMSFLSGLKVLRLSRNSIRYLDFSIFKFNPDLEYLDLSHNQLQKISCHPIMSLKHLDLSFNDFEVLPICKEFGNLTQLDFLGLSATRLQQLDLLPIAHLHLSCILLDLEGYYVKENQTESLQIPNTKTLQLVFHPYNLFSVQVNISLNSLGCLQLTNIKLNDDNCQVLIKFLSDPIRQPTLLNITLNHVETTWKCLVRVFQFLWPKPVESLHICNLTIVKSIGKEDFTYSKTALKALKIEHITNRVYIFSQQVLYTVFSEMNIMMLTISDTPFIHMVCPQAPSTFKFLNFTQNVFTDSIFQNCSTLVRLETLILQKNELKDLFKVGLMTKNMPSLEILDVSWNSLEYHGPDGNCPWVESLVVLNLSSNILTDSVFRCLPPRVKVLDLHNNRIRSIPKDITSLEALQVLNVAFNSLADLPGCGAFNSLSILIIDYNLISDPSADFFHSCQKIRSIKAGNNPFQCTCELREFIQSIGQVSSDVVEGWPDSYKCEYPESYKGTPLKDFHLSQLSCNTALLVVTIVVPVLVLAVTVSILCIYLDLPWYLRMVCQWTQTRRRARNIPLEELQRTLQFHAFISYSERDSAWVKNELVPCLEKEDIRICLHERNFVPGKSIVENIINCIEKSYKSIFVLSPNFVQSEWCHYELYFAHHNLFHEGSDNLILILLEPIPQNNIPSKYHKLRALMTQRTYLEWPKEKSKRGLFWANIRAAFNMKVALVIENNDVKT encoded by the coding sequence AATTTGGACGCGTATCAAGATGCTCTGAAGAACAGCAACAACCCTTTGAGGGACTACCGCTTGAACATCATGACCAAAGACAACAAATGTGTTGTTAgaatctttaattttgtttacatcGTGACCTTAATAGTTGGAACCATAATCCAATTCTCTGATGAAAGTAAATTTGCAGTAGACATGTCAAAAATAGGCCTTACTCATGTTCTGAAAGACTTGCCACCAGAAACCAAGGTCTTAGACATGTCTCAAAACTGCATATCTGAGCTTCACCTGTCTGACATGAGCTTTCTCTCAGGGCTGAAAGTCTTGAGACTTTCCCGTAATAGCATCCGGTACCTTGATTTTAGTATTTTCAAGTTCAACCCGGATTTAGAATATTTGGATTTATCTCACAATCAGTTGCAGAAGATTTCCTGCCATCCTATCATGAGTCTCAAGCATTTAGATCTCTCATTCAATGACTTTGAAGTCCTGCCCATTTGTAAGGAATTTGGCAACTTGACTCAACTGGATTTCTTGGGATTAAGTGCTACAAGGTTACAGCAATTAGATCTGCTACCAATTGCTCACTTGCATCTAAGTTGCATCCTTCTTGATTTAGAAGGTTATTATGTGAAAGAAAACCAGACAGAAAGTCTTCAAATTCCAAATACAAAAACACTTCAGCTTGTTTTCCACCCATATAATTTATTCTCTGTCCAAGTGAACATATCACTTAATAGTTTAGGGTGCTTACAACTGACTAATATTAAATTGAATGATGACAACTGTCAAGTTTTGATTAAATTTTTGTCAGACCCCATTAGACAGCCAACCCTACTGAATATTACCCTCAACCATGTGGAAACAACATGGAAATGCTTGGTTAGagtttttcaattcctttggcCCAAACCTGTAGAATCTCTCCATATTTGCAATTTAACAATAGTTAAAAGCATTGGTAAAGAAGATTTTACCTATTCTAAAACGGCATTGAAAGCATTGAAAATAGAACATATTACAAACagagtttatattttttcacagCAAGTGTTGTACACAGTGTTTTCTGAGATGAACATTATGATGTTAACCATATCAGATACACCTTTTATACATATGGTTTGTCCTCAGGCACCGAGCACATTTAAGTTTTTGAACTTTACCCAGAATGTTTTCACAGATAGTATTTTTCAAAACTGTTCCACTTTAGTTAGATTGGAGACACTTATCTTACAAAAGAACGAATTAAAAGATCTTTTCAAAGTAGGCCTCATGACTAAGAATATGCCATCTTTGGAAATACTGGATGTTAGCTGGAATTCTCTGGAATATCATGGACCTGATGGAAATTGCCCTTGGGTTGAGAGTCTAGTGGTGTTAAATTTGTCTTCAAATATACTTACTGACTCTGTTTTCAGATGTTTACCTCCCAGGGTCAAGGTACTTGATCTTCACAATAACAGAATAAGGAGCATCCCTAAAGATATCACCAGCCTGGAAGCCCTGCAAGTACTCAATgttgctttcaattctttagCCGACCTTCCTGGATGTGGTGCCTTTAACAGCCTTTCTATACTGATCATTGACTATAATTTAATTTCCGACCCATCAGCCGATTTCTTCCACAGTTGCCAGAAGATTAGGTCAATAAAAGCAGGGAACAATCCATTCCAATGTACGTGTGAACTAAGAGAATTTATCCAAAGTATAGGCCAAGTATCAAGTGATGTGGTAGAGGGTTGGCCTGATTCTTATAAGTGTGAGTATCCAGAAAGCTATAAGGGAACCCCACTAAAGGACTTTCATCTGTCTCAATTATCCTGCAACACAGCTCTGCTTGTTGTCACCATTGTGGTCCCTGTGCTGGTGTTGGCTGTTACTGTGAGCATCCTCTGTATCTACCTGGATCTGCCCTGGTATCTCAGGATGGTGTGTCAGTGGACCCAGACCCGGCGCAGGGCTAGGAACATACCCTTAGAAGAACTCCAAAGAACTCTCCAGTTCCATGCTTTTATTTCATACAGTGAACGTGATTCTGCCTGGGTGAAGAATGAACTAGTACCTTgcttagaaaaagaagatatacggatttGTCTCCATGAGAGAAACTTTGTTCCTGGCAAGAGCATTGTGGAAAATATCATAAACTGCATTGAGAAAAGTTACAAGTCCATCTTTGTTTTGTCTCCCAATTTTGTTCAGAGTGAGTGGTGCCATTATGAACTCTACTTTGCCCACCACAATCTCTTTCATGAAGGATCTGATAACTTAATCCTGATCTTGCTGGAACCCATTCCACAGAACAACATTCCCAGCAAGTATCACAAGCTCAGGGCTCTCATGACACAGAGGACTTATTTGGAATGGCCCAAGGAGAAGAGCAAACGTGGACTTTTTTGGGCTAACATTAGAGCTGCTTTTAATATGAAAGTAGCACTAGTCATTGAAAACAATGAtgtgaaaacttaa
- the TLR6 gene encoding toll-like receptor 6 isoform X2: MTKDNKCVVRIFNFVYIVTLIVGTIIQFSDESKFAVDMSKIGLTHVLKDLPPETKVLDMSQNCISELHLSDMSFLSGLKVLRLSRNSIRYLDFSIFKFNPDLEYLDLSHNQLQKISCHPIMSLKHLDLSFNDFEVLPICKEFGNLTQLDFLGLSATRLQQLDLLPIAHLHLSCILLDLEGYYVKENQTESLQIPNTKTLQLVFHPYNLFSVQVNISLNSLGCLQLTNIKLNDDNCQVLIKFLSDPIRQPTLLNITLNHVETTWKCLVRVFQFLWPKPVESLHICNLTIVKSIGKEDFTYSKTALKALKIEHITNRVYIFSQQVLYTVFSEMNIMMLTISDTPFIHMVCPQAPSTFKFLNFTQNVFTDSIFQNCSTLVRLETLILQKNELKDLFKVGLMTKNMPSLEILDVSWNSLEYHGPDGNCPWVESLVVLNLSSNILTDSVFRCLPPRVKVLDLHNNRIRSIPKDITSLEALQVLNVAFNSLADLPGCGAFNSLSILIIDYNLISDPSADFFHSCQKIRSIKAGNNPFQCTCELREFIQSIGQVSSDVVEGWPDSYKCEYPESYKGTPLKDFHLSQLSCNTALLVVTIVVPVLVLAVTVSILCIYLDLPWYLRMVCQWTQTRRRARNIPLEELQRTLQFHAFISYSERDSAWVKNELVPCLEKEDIRICLHERNFVPGKSIVENIINCIEKSYKSIFVLSPNFVQSEWCHYELYFAHHNLFHEGSDNLILILLEPIPQNNIPSKYHKLRALMTQRTYLEWPKEKSKRGLFWANIRAAFNMKVALVIENNDVKT; this comes from the coding sequence ATGACCAAAGACAACAAATGTGTTGTTAgaatctttaattttgtttacatcGTGACCTTAATAGTTGGAACCATAATCCAATTCTCTGATGAAAGTAAATTTGCAGTAGACATGTCAAAAATAGGCCTTACTCATGTTCTGAAAGACTTGCCACCAGAAACCAAGGTCTTAGACATGTCTCAAAACTGCATATCTGAGCTTCACCTGTCTGACATGAGCTTTCTCTCAGGGCTGAAAGTCTTGAGACTTTCCCGTAATAGCATCCGGTACCTTGATTTTAGTATTTTCAAGTTCAACCCGGATTTAGAATATTTGGATTTATCTCACAATCAGTTGCAGAAGATTTCCTGCCATCCTATCATGAGTCTCAAGCATTTAGATCTCTCATTCAATGACTTTGAAGTCCTGCCCATTTGTAAGGAATTTGGCAACTTGACTCAACTGGATTTCTTGGGATTAAGTGCTACAAGGTTACAGCAATTAGATCTGCTACCAATTGCTCACTTGCATCTAAGTTGCATCCTTCTTGATTTAGAAGGTTATTATGTGAAAGAAAACCAGACAGAAAGTCTTCAAATTCCAAATACAAAAACACTTCAGCTTGTTTTCCACCCATATAATTTATTCTCTGTCCAAGTGAACATATCACTTAATAGTTTAGGGTGCTTACAACTGACTAATATTAAATTGAATGATGACAACTGTCAAGTTTTGATTAAATTTTTGTCAGACCCCATTAGACAGCCAACCCTACTGAATATTACCCTCAACCATGTGGAAACAACATGGAAATGCTTGGTTAGagtttttcaattcctttggcCCAAACCTGTAGAATCTCTCCATATTTGCAATTTAACAATAGTTAAAAGCATTGGTAAAGAAGATTTTACCTATTCTAAAACGGCATTGAAAGCATTGAAAATAGAACATATTACAAACagagtttatattttttcacagCAAGTGTTGTACACAGTGTTTTCTGAGATGAACATTATGATGTTAACCATATCAGATACACCTTTTATACATATGGTTTGTCCTCAGGCACCGAGCACATTTAAGTTTTTGAACTTTACCCAGAATGTTTTCACAGATAGTATTTTTCAAAACTGTTCCACTTTAGTTAGATTGGAGACACTTATCTTACAAAAGAACGAATTAAAAGATCTTTTCAAAGTAGGCCTCATGACTAAGAATATGCCATCTTTGGAAATACTGGATGTTAGCTGGAATTCTCTGGAATATCATGGACCTGATGGAAATTGCCCTTGGGTTGAGAGTCTAGTGGTGTTAAATTTGTCTTCAAATATACTTACTGACTCTGTTTTCAGATGTTTACCTCCCAGGGTCAAGGTACTTGATCTTCACAATAACAGAATAAGGAGCATCCCTAAAGATATCACCAGCCTGGAAGCCCTGCAAGTACTCAATgttgctttcaattctttagCCGACCTTCCTGGATGTGGTGCCTTTAACAGCCTTTCTATACTGATCATTGACTATAATTTAATTTCCGACCCATCAGCCGATTTCTTCCACAGTTGCCAGAAGATTAGGTCAATAAAAGCAGGGAACAATCCATTCCAATGTACGTGTGAACTAAGAGAATTTATCCAAAGTATAGGCCAAGTATCAAGTGATGTGGTAGAGGGTTGGCCTGATTCTTATAAGTGTGAGTATCCAGAAAGCTATAAGGGAACCCCACTAAAGGACTTTCATCTGTCTCAATTATCCTGCAACACAGCTCTGCTTGTTGTCACCATTGTGGTCCCTGTGCTGGTGTTGGCTGTTACTGTGAGCATCCTCTGTATCTACCTGGATCTGCCCTGGTATCTCAGGATGGTGTGTCAGTGGACCCAGACCCGGCGCAGGGCTAGGAACATACCCTTAGAAGAACTCCAAAGAACTCTCCAGTTCCATGCTTTTATTTCATACAGTGAACGTGATTCTGCCTGGGTGAAGAATGAACTAGTACCTTgcttagaaaaagaagatatacggatttGTCTCCATGAGAGAAACTTTGTTCCTGGCAAGAGCATTGTGGAAAATATCATAAACTGCATTGAGAAAAGTTACAAGTCCATCTTTGTTTTGTCTCCCAATTTTGTTCAGAGTGAGTGGTGCCATTATGAACTCTACTTTGCCCACCACAATCTCTTTCATGAAGGATCTGATAACTTAATCCTGATCTTGCTGGAACCCATTCCACAGAACAACATTCCCAGCAAGTATCACAAGCTCAGGGCTCTCATGACACAGAGGACTTATTTGGAATGGCCCAAGGAGAAGAGCAAACGTGGACTTTTTTGGGCTAACATTAGAGCTGCTTTTAATATGAAAGTAGCACTAGTCATTGAAAACAATGAtgtgaaaacttaa
- the TLR6 gene encoding toll-like receptor 6 (The RefSeq protein has 1 substitution compared to this genomic sequence), with translation MTKDNKCVVRIFNFVYIVTLIVGTIIQFSDESKFAVDMSKIGLTHVLKDLPPETKVLDMSQNCISELHLSDMSFLSGLKVLRLSRNSIRYLDFSIFKFNPDLEYLDLSHNQLQKISCHPIMSLKHLDLSFNDFEVLPICKEFGNLTQLDFLGLSATRLQQLDLLPIAHLHLSCILLDLEGYYVKENQTESLQIPNTKTLQLVFHPYNLFSVQVNISLNSLGCLQLTNIKLNDDNCQVLIKFLSDPIRQPTLLNITLNHVETTWKCLVRVFQFLWPKPVESLHICNLTIVKSIGKEDFTYSKTALKALKIEHITNRVYIFSQQVLYTVFSEMNIMMLTISDTPFIHMVCPQAPSTFKFLNFTQNVFTDSIFQNCSTLVRLETLILQKNELKDLFKVGLMTKNMPSLEILDVSWNSLEYHGPDGNCPWVESLVVLNLSSNILTDSVFRCLPPRIKVLDLHNNRIRSIPKDITSLEALQVLNVAFNSLADLPGCGAFNSLSILIIDYNLISDPSADFFHSCQKIRSIKAGNNPFQCTCELREFIQSIGQVSSDVVEGWPDSYKCEYPESYKGTPLKDFHLSQLSCNTALLVVTIVVPVLVLAVTVSILCIYLDLPWYLRMVCQWTQTRRRARNIPLEELQRTLQFHAFISYSERDSAWVKNELVPCLEKEDIRICLHERNFVPGKSIVENIINCIEKSYKSIFVLSPNFVQSEWCHYELYFAHHNLFHEGSDNLILILLEPIPQNNIPSKYHKLRALMTQRTYLEWPKEKSKRGLFWANIRAAFNMKVALVIENNDVKT, from the coding sequence ATGACCAAAGACAACAAATGTGTTGTTAgaatctttaattttgtttacatcGTGACCTTAATAGTTGGAACCATAATCCAATTCTCTGATGAAAGTAAATTTGCAGTAGACATGTCAAAAATAGGCCTTACTCATGTTCTGAAAGACTTGCCACCAGAAACCAAGGTCTTAGACATGTCTCAAAACTGCATATCTGAGCTTCACCTGTCTGACATGAGCTTTCTCTCAGGGCTGAAAGTCTTGAGACTTTCCCGTAATAGCATCCGGTACCTTGATTTTAGTATTTTCAAGTTCAACCCGGATTTAGAATATTTGGATTTATCTCACAATCAGTTGCAGAAGATTTCCTGCCATCCTATCATGAGTCTCAAGCATTTAGATCTCTCATTCAATGACTTTGAAGTCCTGCCCATTTGTAAGGAATTTGGCAACTTGACTCAACTGGATTTCTTGGGATTAAGTGCTACAAGGTTACAGCAATTAGATCTGCTACCAATTGCTCACTTGCATCTAAGTTGCATCCTTCTTGATTTAGAAGGTTATTATGTGAAAGAAAACCAGACAGAAAGTCTTCAAATTCCAAATACAAAAACACTTCAGCTTGTTTTCCACCCATATAATTTATTCTCTGTCCAAGTGAACATATCACTTAATAGTTTAGGGTGCTTACAACTGACTAATATTAAATTGAATGATGACAACTGTCAAGTTTTGATTAAATTTTTGTCAGACCCCATTAGACAGCCAACCCTACTGAATATTACCCTCAACCATGTGGAAACAACATGGAAATGCTTGGTTAGagtttttcaattcctttggcCCAAACCTGTAGAATCTCTCCATATTTGCAATTTAACAATAGTTAAAAGCATTGGTAAAGAAGATTTTACCTATTCTAAAACGGCATTGAAAGCATTGAAAATAGAACATATTACAAACagagtttatattttttcacagCAAGTGTTGTACACAGTGTTTTCTGAGATGAACATTATGATGTTAACCATATCAGATACACCTTTTATACATATGGTTTGTCCTCAGGCACCGAGCACATTTAAGTTTTTGAACTTTACCCAGAATGTTTTCACAGATAGTATTTTTCAAAACTGTTCCACTTTAGTTAGATTGGAGACACTTATCTTACAAAAGAACGAATTAAAAGATCTTTTCAAAGTAGGCCTCATGACTAAGAATATGCCATCTTTGGAAATACTGGATGTTAGCTGGAATTCTCTGGAATATCATGGACCTGATGGAAATTGCCCTTGGGTTGAGAGTCTAGTGGTGTTAAATTTGTCTTCAAATATACTTACTGACTCTGTTTTCAGATGTTTACCTCCCAGGGTCAAGGTACTTGATCTTCACAATAACAGAATAAGGAGCATCCCTAAAGATATCACCAGCCTGGAAGCCCTGCAAGTACTCAATgttgctttcaattctttagCCGACCTTCCTGGATGTGGTGCCTTTAACAGCCTTTCTATACTGATCATTGACTATAATTTAATTTCCGACCCATCAGCCGATTTCTTCCACAGTTGCCAGAAGATTAGGTCAATAAAAGCAGGGAACAATCCATTCCAATGTACGTGTGAACTAAGAGAATTTATCCAAAGTATAGGCCAAGTATCAAGTGATGTGGTAGAGGGTTGGCCTGATTCTTATAAGTGTGAGTATCCAGAAAGCTATAAGGGAACCCCACTAAAGGACTTTCATCTGTCTCAATTATCCTGCAACACAGCTCTGCTTGTTGTCACCATTGTGGTCCCTGTGCTGGTGTTGGCTGTTACTGTGAGCATCCTCTGTATCTACCTGGATCTGCCCTGGTATCTCAGGATGGTGTGTCAGTGGACCCAGACCCGGCGCAGGGCTAGGAACATACCCTTAGAAGAACTCCAAAGAACTCTCCAGTTCCATGCTTTTATTTCATACAGTGAACGTGATTCTGCCTGGGTGAAGAATGAACTAGTACCTTgcttagaaaaagaagatatacggatttGTCTCCATGAGAGAAACTTTGTTCCTGGCAAGAGCATTGTGGAAAATATCATAAACTGCATTGAGAAAAGTTACAAGTCCATCTTTGTTTTGTCTCCCAATTTTGTTCAGAGTGAGTGGTGCCATTATGAACTCTACTTTGCCCACCACAATCTCTTTCATGAAGGATCTGATAACTTAATCCTGATCTTGCTGGAACCCATTCCACAGAACAACATTCCCAGCAAGTATCACAAGCTCAGGGCTCTCATGACACAGAGGACTTATTTGGAATGGCCCAAGGAGAAGAGCAAACGTGGACTTTTTTGGGCTAACATTAGAGCTGCTTTTAATATGAAAGTAGCACTAGTCATTGAAAACAATGAtgtgaaaacttaa